One window of Plasmodium relictum strain SGS1 genome assembly, chromosome: 14 genomic DNA carries:
- the K1 gene encoding potassium channel, putative: MEKEQRIYSSSKYIRENKKIEDINHSINNSINKDRKIHINDDHNNIFEENIKIVYDNNISGNINNHKQKKKEKNIRLFRIQNYIYKIFTSLLCLFIVILILYASIDISINYGAVIIFYILILELGSMLISYILLQFPFFYRYLKNTFMRARNVNKYSHQYRPLYYDNLSNSDKDTTNSVEKENRLNSYSSVNVNKCMNKNYLLKKNSFKTFFSTYKAKKKEKKRKDDYEDKKKINKNIKLNMHNTSKVNASNETEKEKGNIYRNDYINNYKRESIYLDDCNVWLKKNIRKSNKTSFKLSKSLSFTMDLNKNKNIIKDSASLDNIKIFLGQPSNKFIRNKNQLATKKSTIYNKYLPLTFASVHKDNIFTEILKAHPNEFARSLDYSSSNEEFDNKLYKNIYFNNTFEKEKYEQEMKTNGKKYHKNYIVNNPYATKNAILFHKKKKKKKNLNKIKFFNKIKNMVQFFIYYSMKSSKSSNNIFLFFRGLYIYTRHRFIHYVSYEPIWIVAILIRIVLWCIIWIWAASYMERKPKNFKITEWNMKNVPSIYGYIECTFQWCGVFDYFVGLYFSNNKLKYIFSFFSLIDFITTPVSSFIMNFFFPSYDNKNYWFLILGPLRFLRLVRAESTISSCFFWLNDVKIIIIGIIILALAILFTFSGIMYILEAPDIERDFVKPLDFVYFGVITMSTVGYGDYTPVTKAGKFLTMFIIITCISFVAAQFKRLKEAMFSPKTVMGIVPKQDDDYILILGPVSPIQLLYICKGINNSFPNSVESIFVFTALPVIIYRYVYGSIVKNTNIKLCISGGNECFICPSIIYDAVINARALYILNNVDCEKYTLLYQQVFLSSNNLNFSIHEQSQIINSNDILHNKIINKFKDEKTKKWNFNDIYSEYKNEINKNNMLNLEMNININNSYFITEKDDQQCLLRFIGTYNICNSLIPITLQLSNNTYKDLIKSMNVYNYLSIEELKYALIAKSVNCKGLFFLIINFFYKPKAVNSLKKYIIDLKLLMYSGILKKINKEKFSSNDIKITKNICKLSSSENKFSNFFSIFKKVKKKQKKVSSSKNNSNTNNTHSNNDNIDINNGNNNSKKINHNNSYSHNNSNNSNNGNDYYNRMSSYPNKIIDKNYTNKISHSSEKNNYTNNSTKNTCNNVVNINDSYYPFLKNNDNNNENENMFQLNSMDGYNSYHYVNYKNYYHMLEKVSLNMYYYLEGLKYNIYRFQFPECMRGFLFQTASEYLYQKHNAFLIGIITINKEIFLNPINYIIGEENKYYYTSDFSGIILTTSLDNLIKLSSIKSISKNVYDYNNMRIQEKFNSIFKNVNNNNNKFLNKNQINNNAEVKIVLTDNESSLNSSDNLSLYNDNFVNNKNLNKSNRTDNASDENIKKKRNLQYNFVLGIYELDNYISAYQNIFKDKYKPLLLVCGWPDNIHLLFKHLKINLYNSIKSPKKKRNKNYDDIKYNIIILSLHVPKFNYVNDLFDFSNNVVFIRGSALNSTNLIQAGVFYAKRIIILNANHSLFIDKDAYRLDNEVIIIKNIIYQLYHHISKNMNNYTDLIKKVFKKEFRDNRINKKKFLKKKYHDVNEVDSSYMNELIKVNTLSSSSYDSSNSSLKKKRKINYKIFNVNKNPYIICLIKNSESLEYIDGSINLSYENYNDNEKMNKIWENCGEYIYTLELVSANIFVDEMLHNLVSFSLPISKYAIEYSVIYSLIGTDVNEYSKNVKKFHENLNLSTGSVSLLPIPSYFYKKRFYKCFSYFLHNKQCLCIGILRYLNISPSFNKSMKIFILSCPSRTMKIERYDQAYVIAYKKK; this comes from the exons ATGGAAAAAGAACAAAGAATATATTCTAGTTCTAAGTATATAAGAGAAAATAAGAAGATCGAAGACATAAATCATTCTATTAATaattcaattaataaagataggaaaatacatataaatgATGACCACAACAATAtttttgaagaaaatataaaaattgtttATGATAATAACATTAGCggtaatataaataatcataaacaaaaaaaaaaagaaaaaaatataagattaTTCAGGatacaaaattatatttacaaaatatttacatcactcttatgtttatttatagtaatattaattctttatgCATCTATTGACATTTCTATTAATTACGGAGcagtaattattttttacattttaattCTTGAATTAGGTAGTATGTTAATTTCTTACATTTTACTACagtttccttttttttatcgtTATTTAAAGAATACTTTTATGAGAGCTAgaaatgtaaataaatattctcATCAGTATAGACCACTTTACTATGATAATTTATCAAATAGTGATAAAGATACTACTAACTCagtagaaaaagaaaatagatTGAATTCATATTCTTCTGTAAACGTAAATAAAtgtatgaataaaaattatcttttaaaaaaaaatagttttaaaACTTTCTTTTCTACATACAAAGctaagaaaaaggaaaaaaagagaaaagatGATTATgaggataaaaaaaaaataaataaaaatattaaattaaatatgcaCAATACAAGTAAAGTAAATGCATCAAATGAAactgaaaaagaaaaaggtaATATCTACAGAAATGATTACATAAATAACTATAAGAGAGAGAGTATTTATCTAGATGATTGTAATGTttggttaaaaaaaaatataaggaaATCTAATAAAACAAGTTTTAAATTAAGCAAGTCTCTTAGTTTCACTATGGAcctgaataaaaataaaaatataataaaagattcTGCGAGTTTAgacaatataaaaatattcttagGCCAACCttctaataaatttataagaaataaaaatcaatTGGCAACTAAGAAATCaacaatatataataaatatttaccATTAACATTTGCTTCTGTACATAAAGACAATATATTTActgaaattttaaaagctCATCCAAATGAATTTGCTCGTTCACTTGATTATTCATCCTCTAATGAAGAAtttgataataaattatataaaaatatatactttaaTAACActtttgaaaaagaaaaatatgaacaagaaatgaaaacaaatggaaaaaaatatCACAAGAATTATATTGTTAACAATCCCTATGCAACTAAAAATgctattttatttcataaaaaaaaaaaaaaaaaaaaaaatttaaataaaataaaattcttcaataaaataaaaaatatggtacagttttttatttattatagtaTGAAATCTTCCAAATCATCtaataatatattcttattttttaggggcttatatatttatacaagGCATAGATTTATACATTATGTATCTTATGAACCAATATGGATAGTTGCAATATTAATAAGAATTGTTTTATGGTGTATTATATGGATATGGGCAGCTAGCTATATGGAAAGAAAaccaaaaaattttaaaataactgAATGGAATATGAAAAATGTGCCATCTATATATGGATATATTGAATGTACATTTCAATGGTGTGGTGTTTTTGATTATTTCGTTggattatatttttctaataataaattaaaatatattttttcttttttttcactcATTGACTTTATAACAACTCCTGTCTCCTCTTttattatgaattttttttttccgagttatgataataaaaactatTGGTTTTTAATATTAGGGCCTTTGAGGTTCTTAAGATTGGTAAGAGCAGAGAGTACTATAAGTTCTTGCTTTTTTTGGTTAAATGACGTTAAGATAATTATTATtggaataattattttagcTCTAgctattttatttactttttcaggaataatgtatatattaGAAGCACCTGATATAGAAAGGGATTTTGTAAAACCATTAGACTTTGTATATTTTGGAGTCATTACTATGTCTACTGTTGGATATGGGGATTATACACCTGTAACAAAAGCAGGAAAATTCTTAACGATGTTCATAATTATTACTTGTATAAGTTTTGTAGCTGCCCAATTTAAAAGATTAAAAGAAGCCATGTTCAGCCCCAAAACTGTTATGGGGATAGTACCAAAACAAGACGatgattatattttaatattaggTCCCGTTAGCCCCATTCAgttgttatatatatgtaaaggTATAAATAATAGCTTTCCCAATTCGGTTGAAtccatttttgtttttactGCTCTTCCAGTTATTATTTATAGATACGTATATGGTAGTATTGTTAAAAATACAAACATAAAATTATGCATAAGTGGGGGTAATGAATGTTTTATATGTCCTAGTATTATATATGATGCTGTTATTAATGCAAGAGCTCtctatatattaaataatgttGATTGCGAAAAATACACATTACTATACCAACAAGTTTTTTTATCTAGCAACAACTTAAATTTCAGTATTCATGAACAAAGCCAAATAATTAATTCTAACGatattttacataataaaattataaataaattcaaagatgaaaaaacaaagaaatggaattttaatgatatatattcagaatataaaaatgaaataaataagaataatatgCTCAATTTAGAAATGAATatcaatattaataattccTATTTTATTACGGAGAAAGATGATCAACAATGTCTTCTAAGGTTTATAGGCACTTATAATATATGTAACTCTCTGATACCAATTACTCTTCAATTATCTAACAATACATACAAAGATTTAATTAAATCTATGAATGTTTATAATTATCTTAGCAttgaagaattaaaatatgCACTAATAGCTAAAAGTGTTAATTGTAAAGgccttttttttcttatcattaattttttttataaacctAAAGCAGTTAacagtttaaaaaaatatatcattgatttaaaacttttaatGTATAGCGGTAttctaaagaaaataaataaagaaaaattcagtagcaatgatataaaaataacaaaaaatatatgtaaactATCAAGTtctgaaaataaatttagtaattttttttctatttttaaaaaagtcaagaaaaaacaaaaaaaagtcagttcttcaaaaaataatagcaatacaaataatactcatagtaataatgataatattgaTATTAATAATGGGAATAATAACagcaaaaaaataaaccATAATAATAGTTATAGTCATAATAACagtaataatagtaataatggTAATGATTATTATAATAGAATGAGCAGTTATcctaataaaattatagataaaaattacACAAATAAAATATCTCATTCTTCcgagaaaaataattatacaaataattCAACAAAGAATACATGTAACAACGTAGTCAACATTAATGATTCATATTatccttttttaaaaaataatgataataataatgaaaacgAAAATATGTTTCAGTTAAATTCAATGGATGGATATAATAGTTACCATTATgtgaattataaaaattattatcatatgTTAGAGAAAGTTAGtttaaatatgtattattaCTTAGAAggattaaaatataatatatatagatttCAATTTCCAGAATGTATGAGAGGGTTTCTATTTCAAACTGCCTCAGAATATTTATATCAAAAGCATAATGCATTTCTTATTGGTATTATAactattaataaagaaatttttttaaaccctataaattatattataggagaagaaaataaatattattatacatCAGATTTTTCGGGTATTATTCTAACAACCAGTTTAGATAACCTGATAAAATTATCATCTATAAAAAGTATTTCTAAAAATGTTTatgattataataatatgagAATTCAAGAAAAGTTTAATTCCATTTTTAAGaatgttaataataataataataaattcttaaataaaaatcaaataaataataatgcagaagtaaaaattgttttaacAGATAATGAAAGTTCATTAAATTCTTCTGataatttatctttatataatgacaattttgttaataataaaaatttaaataaatcaaatagaACTGATAACGCTAgtgatgaaaatataaaaaaaaaaagaaacttacagtataattttgttttagGTATTTATGAATTAGATAACTATATTTCTGCatatcaaaatatttttaaagataaatataaacCCTTACTGCTAGTGTGTGGTTGGCCTGATAATATTCACTTACTCTTCAagcatttaaaaattaatttatataattcaattaaatctccaaaaaaaaaaaggaataaaaattatgatgaCATAAAGTATAATATTATCATACTATCTCTGCACGTTCCTAAATTTAATTACGTTAATGATCTTTTTGATTTTTCAAATAACGTGGTGTTTATTAGGGGATCGGCATTAAATAGCACTAATTTAATACAAGCTGGTGTTTTTTATGctaaaagaataattatacTGAATGCTAATCATAGCTTATTTATTGATAAGGACGCTTACAGGTTAGATAATGaagtaattattattaaaaatattatttatcagTTATATCACcatatatcaaaaaatatgaataattacACTGATTTGATAAAAAAGGTATTCAAAAAGGAATTTAGAGACAacagaattaataaaaaaaaatttttaaaaaaaaagtatcaTGATGTAAATGAAGTGGATTCTTCTTATATgaatgaattaataaaagtaaatacATTGTCTTCCTCTAGTTATGATTCGTCAAATAgctctttaaaaaaaaaaagaaaaataaattataaaatttttaatgttaataaaaatccttatataatatgtttaattaaaaattcagAGAGTTTAGAATATATAGATGGAAGTATAAACTTATCTTAcgaaaattataatgataatgaaaaaatgaataaaatttgGGAAAACTGTGGTGAGTATATTTATACATTAGAATTAGTCTCTGCAAATATATTTGTTGATGAAATGCTACATAATTTAGTTTCATTTTCACTTCCTATAAGTAAATACGCAATAGAATATTCAGTAATATATTCATTGATAGGTACTGATGTAAATGAATATtctaaaaatgtaaaaaaatttcatgaGAATTTAAATCTTAGTACAGGATCAGTTTCTTTATTGCCAATTCCATCTTATTTCTATAAAAAGAGattttataaatgtttttcatattttttacataataaaCAATGCTTATGTATTGGAATTCTTCGATACTTAAATATTTCAccttcatttaataaatctatgaagatatttattttatcatgtCCTTCACGAACTATGAAAATTGAACGTTATGACCAG gctTACGTAATtgcatataaaaagaaataa
- the DH60 gene encoding DNA helicase 60, putative, protein MRNILKLKSINCDANEKFFFSKNFLFIKNRSSKFNTSGKILGNNIINNNENIIKKRQSLNNILKKSIFTENKIKNNINEEYPINKNLNDVNENFDNHLNEDFDNDHKENITSNEKKKAFNDESDNLNNNFQNHDMFDENLNNDDLNENFKSYKNFDRNEIKRNYTGENGFINNKNKRYNNYEKRRKYNNSYKEDGEQISNYSRNLNNSDRYSSLGNNLKDIEWNKVKVKVERKNLYNDNNNNLKNLSNEELQNELKKNNIFVNKDLLINNFITKFSDLNFHESILNYLNSKFNEPTAIQKITWPIALSGKDLIGVAETGSGKTLAYVLPCLMHILKHKQVELDKKKLDSKENEAEEKEEYNISQINKNNLSHDLENDMGSGYEDNNTYGLILLPTRELCMQVLDEIKIFERSLNLKSVAVYGGVPKYFQINNLKKGADIIVATPGRLLDFLENGIINLLKSIYVVIDEADRLLDMGFEKQLRKIMTQVNKNKQLLFLTATWPEQVRKLAYDFCSFDPIKIQIGKNELTANKNIEQDVIVSSSIDLKKKLLDWLKENYENNKILIFCDTKRNCDNLCRELRYHQYNALSIHGDKQQRERDRILNNYKSDRCNILVATDVASRGLDIKNISIVINYDIPNTIEDYIHRIGRTGRAGKKGKSILFFSYDYYVPQKLKFAKELIKLLNKTSQPVPDQLKEIAYSR, encoded by the coding sequence ATGAGAAACATATTGAAGCTGAAGTCAATCAACTGTGATGCTAatgagaaattttttttttcaaaaaattttttattcataaaaaatagatCATCAAAATTTAATACTTCAGGTAAAATACTAGGAaacaatataattaataataatgaaaatataataaaaaaaagacaatCATTAAACAACatattgaaaaaaagtaTCTTTAcggaaaataaaattaaaaataatattaatgaagaatatcctataaataaaaatttaaatgatgtaaatgaaaattttgataatCATTTAAATGAAGATTTTGATAATGAtcataaagaaaatatcactagtaatgaaaaaaaaaaggcatTTAATGATGAGTCTGATAACTTAAACAATAATTTCCAAAATCATGACATGTTCGACGAAAATTTGAATAACGAcgatttaaatgaaaatttcaaaagttacaaaaattttgatagaaatgaaataaaaaggaattatACTGGTGAAAATGGATTcattaataacaaaaataaaaggtataataattatgaaaagagaagaaaatataataattcatataaaGAAGATGGCGAACAAATATCAAATTATTCtagaaatttaaataattctgaTAGGTATTCAAGTTTaggaaataatttaaaagatattGAATGGAATAAAGTAAAAGTTAAAgtagaaagaaaaaatttatacaatgataataataataatttaaagaatttgTCAAATGAAGAATTGCAAAacgaattaaaaaaaaataatatatttgtaaataaaGATTTATTAATCAACAATTTCATAACTAAATTTTctgatttaaattttcatgaatcaatattaaattatttgaatagTAAATTTAATGAGCCAACAGCCATTCAAAAAATTACTTGGCCAATAGCTTTATCAGGAAAGGATTTAATTGGTGTTGCTGAAACAGGAAGTGGTAAAACTCTAGCATATGTTTTACCATGTCTCATGCATATATTAAAACACAAACAAGTAGAGttagacaaaaaaaaattagattcGAAGGAAAATGAGGCAGAAGAAAAAGAGGAATATAATATAtcacaaattaataaaaacaatttaaGTCATGATTTAGAAAATGATATGGGAAGTGGATATGAGGATAATAATACATATggattaatattattaccAACAAGAGAATTATGTATGCAAGTACtagatgaaataaaaatttttgaaaGATCTTTGAATTTAAAAAGTGTTGCAGTATATGGAGGAGTAccaaaatattttcaaattaataatttaaaaaagggAGCAGATATCATTGTTGCTACACCAGGAAGACTCTTagattttttagaaaatggcataattaatttattaaaaagtatttatGTTGTTATTGATGAAGCAGATAGATTGCTAGATATGGGTTTCGAAAAACAActaagaaaaataatgacacaagttaataaaaataagcaattattatttttgacGGCTACATGGCCTGAGCAAGTCAGGAAATTAGCATATGATTTTTGCTCATTTGATCcaataaaaattcaaattggtaaaaatgaattaacagcaaataaaaatattgagcAAGATGTAATAGTTAGTTCATCAATtgatttgaaaaaaaagttattagattggttaaaagaaaattatgaaaataacaaaatattaatattttgtgATACAAAGAGAAATTGTGATAATTTATGTAGAGAATTACGATACCATCAATACAATGCATTATCTATTCATGGTGATAAGCAGCAAAGAGAAAGAGAtagaatattaaataattacaaaAGTGATAGATGTAATATATTAGTTGCAACTGATGTAGCTTCAAGAGGAttagatattaaaaatatttctattgTTATTAATTATGATATACCAAATACTATAGAAGATTATATACATAGAATTGGGCGAACAGGAAGGGCAGGAAAGAAAGGAAAAtcaattttattcttttcttATGATTATTACGTACCTCAAAAACTAAAGTTTGCAAAAGAactaattaaattattaaataaaactaGTCAGCCTGTACCTGACCAACTTAAGGAAATCGCATATtctagataa
- the ATX3 gene encoding ataxin-3, putative: MSKKYVYWEKQGNDRMCGLHCINSILQGPYYSEDTLAEIGRELDDKEKEFFKCSNELVRNNSSNVLDDGFINISVLIECLKRKNILLKNVFEEDLIKIISSNHQDIGYICNLEQHWFSIRKIHNTWYVLDSLKSAPLYIKEMNLKFYFNDVIKKYHIFSVQNVNPYISLPKPDINFEAKNPNQFYIPTSEISEIAFISDGFISEDKFNVNRSEQNSVFSHINKNQKFKWPENGGRKLNDKTNTINSNNIEEDDDLKIALKLSMEEYFKSLPPPPEEISNENCINVMVKLSNKKIQRKFSVTKTLSDIFYWIEYESAKNEDICSSLLFRRDYCLFQIYPRRKFRKCQNGSIELQLGDKTEMVHDKILKDLNFEKEETFMIS; the protein is encoded by the exons atgagcaaaaaatatgtttattGGGAAAAACAAGGTAATGACCGTATGTGCGGTCTTCATTGCATAAATAGTATTCTTcaa ggtCCGTACTATAGTGAAGATACATTGGCAGAAATAGGAAGAGAACTtgatgataaagaaaaagaattttttaaatgttctAATGAATTAGTAAGAAATAATTCATCCAATGTTTTAGATGATggttttataaatatttcagTTTTGATAGAATgcttaaaaagaaaaaatatattattaaagaatGTTTTTGAAGAAGATttgattaaaataatttctaGTAATCACCAAGATATTGGTTACATATGTAATTTAGAACAGCACTGGTTTAGCATACGTAAAATTCATAATACATGGTATGTATTAGACAGTTTAAAAAGCGCTCCTTTATATATTAAggaaatgaatttaaaattttatttcaatgatgttattaagaaatatcatatattttCTGTTCAGAATGTAAATCCATATATATCTTTACCAAAGCCAGACATAAATTTTGAAGCAAAAAATCCAAATCAGTTTTATATACCTACAAGTGAAATATCAGAAATAGCTTTTATATCTGATGGTTTTATATCAGAGGATAAATTTAATGTGAATAGATCAGAACAAAATTCGGTTTTTtcacatataaataaaaatcaaaaatttaaatggCCAGAAAATGGAGGTAGAAAGTTAAATGACAAAACAAATACAATTAATTCTAATAATATTGAAGAAGATGATGATTTAAAAATTGCTTTAAAATTATCCATGGAAGAATATTTTAAG AGTTTGCCACCTCCTCCTGAAGAAATTTCCAATGAAAATTGCATAAATGTTATGGTTAAgttatcaaataaaaaaattcagaGGAAGTTTAGTGTTACGAAAACTTTATCA GATATCTTTTATTGGATAGAATATGAGTCTgcaaaaaatgaagatatttGTTCTTCTTTACTCTTTAGACGTGATTATTGCCTTTTTCAAATTTATCCAAG AAGAAAATTTCGAAAGTGCCAAAATGGGTCAATAGAATTACAATTGGGAgataaa ACTGAAATGGTACACGACAAAATTTTGAAAGACTTGAAttttgaaaaagaagaaacatTTATGATTTCttaa